One bacterium genomic region harbors:
- a CDS encoding glycosyltransferase, protein MNINFVSPSFFPSTFYGGPIYSTLELAKVLNKQGVGVLVITTNANGNEKLKIKTGVFHKLDNELSVKYYKSLDSRGTSLSMLFNLYKELKSSNIVYLVSIFSAPTPFTIFISRLLKKPLIIAPKGQLGKWCLEQGNPFKKLWLHTFIQPYIKHLHWHLASTAEEQAVLAVYPSAKTFVIPNGVSPDLFQLNEKKKDKTFFNKYCGFDCSNKKIIVSMGRLHEVKGFDILIEAISKVLKEAKDKGKSEDIVLLIAGEDFGEKKKLEQLIDKLGLKEKVFLIGRIEGSEKIEFLRNADVFALASHHENFGMSYAEALAAETPVAASTNTPWQEVQIHNCGKWVENTPEKFADAINEILESDPAQMGKNGSQFIMDNFSWEKLSKQILENLERLVYAK, encoded by the coding sequence TTGAATATCAATTTCGTCTCTCCCTCATTCTTTCCTTCCACTTTTTATGGCGGTCCTATCTATTCAACTTTGGAATTAGCAAAAGTATTAAATAAGCAAGGTGTTGGTGTATTGGTTATAACTACTAATGCTAATGGTAATGAAAAATTAAAAATTAAAACCGGTGTGTTTCATAAATTAGATAATGAACTGTCTGTTAAATATTATAAATCGCTGGACTCAAGGGGCACTTCACTATCAATGCTTTTCAATTTATACAAAGAGCTTAAAAGTTCTAATATAGTTTATCTCGTTTCAATATTTTCAGCACCTACACCATTCACCATCTTTATCAGCAGGTTATTAAAAAAACCTTTAATTATTGCACCAAAAGGCCAGCTCGGCAAATGGTGTTTGGAACAAGGCAATCCATTTAAAAAACTCTGGCTTCATACATTCATACAGCCATACATTAAGCATTTGCATTGGCACCTCGCTTCCACCGCCGAGGAACAAGCGGTACTGGCTGTTTATCCTTCCGCTAAAACATTTGTTATACCCAATGGAGTAAGCCCGGATCTCTTTCAATTAAATGAAAAGAAAAAAGACAAAACATTTTTTAATAAGTATTGCGGATTTGATTGTTCAAACAAAAAAATAATTGTATCGATGGGCAGGCTTCACGAGGTAAAAGGATTTGATATACTGATTGAAGCAATAAGTAAAGTGTTAAAAGAGGCAAAGGATAAAGGAAAAAGTGAAGACATAGTATTGTTAATTGCGGGGGAGGATTTTGGTGAAAAAAAGAAGCTTGAACAGTTAATTGATAAATTAGGTCTGAAAGAAAAAGTATTTTTGATCGGAAGGATTGAAGGATCGGAAAAGATTGAATTCTTGAGGAATGCAGATGTGTTTGCATTGGCTTCGCATCACGAAAATTTCGGGATGTCTTATGCAGAAGCTCTTGCTGCAGAGACTCCGGTAGCTGCCAGTACAAATACCCCGTGGCAAGAAGTTCAAATACACAACTGCGGAAAATGGGTTGAGAATACTCCGGAGAAATTTGCAGATGCAATAAATGAAATATTGGAATCAGATCCTGCACAGATGGGAAAAAATGGAAGTCAATTTATTATGGATAATTTTAGCTGGGAAAAGCTATCAAAACAAATTTTAGAAAATCTTGAAAGGCTGGTATATGCAAAGTAA